In bacterium (Candidatus Blackallbacteria) CG13_big_fil_rev_8_21_14_2_50_49_14, a genomic segment contains:
- a CDS encoding inorganic pyrophosphatase codes for MTQNHPWHAISPGEGLPETVNAIIEIPKGSKAKYELDKETGFLRLDRVLFSAVHYPANYGFIPHTYCDDKDPLDILVLCSIEIQPLCIVEATVIGAMQMQDNQEHDDKIIAVATHDMSVNHIRDISELGPHTTVEIQRFFEDYKKLENKQVVIEKWVHREEAQQIVRDAVALYEQAFG; via the coding sequence ATGACTCAGAATCATCCCTGGCATGCTATTTCCCCTGGCGAGGGCCTGCCTGAAACCGTCAATGCGATCATTGAAATTCCCAAGGGTTCAAAGGCCAAATACGAATTAGACAAAGAAACAGGTTTCCTGCGTTTGGATCGGGTGCTGTTTTCTGCTGTGCATTATCCCGCCAATTATGGATTTATTCCCCATACCTATTGCGATGACAAAGATCCCCTGGATATTCTTGTGCTCTGTTCGATTGAAATTCAACCGCTTTGTATCGTAGAAGCTACCGTGATTGGGGCCATGCAAATGCAGGACAACCAGGAACACGACGATAAAATTATCGCGGTGGCGACCCATGATATGTCAGTCAATCATATTCGCGATATTTCTGAGTTGGGGCCTCACACCACCGTTGAAATTCAACGCTTTTTTGAAGACTATAAAAAGCTCGAAAACAAGCAGGTGGTCATCGAAAAATGGGTGCACCGTGAAGAAGCACAACAAATTGTGCGCGATGCGGTCGCACTTTACGAGCAGGCTTTTGGTTAA
- a CDS encoding NAD-dependent protein deacylase, which produces MAQKLRGVRSLLVITGAGVSAESGISTFRGAGGFWEKFRAEELASPEGFRRDPELVWRWYHERRQALLENQPNPGHFALAELETLIPDFTLVTQNVDGYHRQAGSRNIVEIHGSIWELRCTREGKIWEDHLPLQVLPVYCSCGALARPNVLWFGEVYDGERMRKAQAAAARAELIVVAGTSGMVWIVSGLLQVHRGEVIEVNLEPTDLTTQADLLLQGPSGQVFPRLLDLMNTTEGE; this is translated from the coding sequence CTGGCCCAAAAGCTCCGTGGCGTTCGGTCTCTGTTGGTGATTACGGGAGCCGGTGTTTCTGCCGAAAGTGGCATTTCTACTTTTCGGGGAGCAGGCGGGTTTTGGGAAAAGTTTCGCGCCGAAGAACTGGCTTCGCCTGAAGGCTTTCGCCGCGACCCTGAATTGGTCTGGCGCTGGTACCATGAACGCCGCCAGGCGCTTTTGGAGAATCAGCCCAATCCAGGGCATTTTGCCCTGGCAGAGCTTGAGACTTTAATTCCTGATTTCACCCTGGTCACCCAAAACGTGGATGGCTACCACCGGCAGGCCGGCAGCCGCAATATCGTCGAAATTCATGGCAGTATTTGGGAATTGCGTTGTACCCGTGAAGGAAAAATCTGGGAAGATCATCTCCCTTTGCAAGTACTTCCAGTATACTGTTCCTGCGGTGCTTTGGCGCGTCCCAATGTTTTGTGGTTTGGAGAAGTGTATGATGGCGAGCGCATGCGCAAAGCCCAGGCAGCAGCTGCACGGGCGGAGCTGATTGTGGTGGCCGGTACATCGGGCATGGTCTGGATTGTTTCTGGACTTTTGCAGGTGCATCGGGGCGAAGTGATTGAAGTCAATCTCGAGCCTACAGATTTAACCACACAGGCCGATCTTCTGCTGCAAGGGCCTTCGGGCCAGGTTTTTCCGCGCTTGCTGGATCTCATGAATACGACAGAAGGTGAGTAA
- a CDS encoding purine-nucleoside phosphorylase, which translates to MTIQQYRLENLFEPAEVARDSLFSQTSIRPEVAIVLGSGIQIFDNLEDQEVVPYEKIQGFPKASVKGHKGEITLGKFEGKSVAIFHGRLHRYEGHPWSNVVFPTTLMHAMGIKTKILTNAAGGIHRYYTPGDLVLIRDHIYWQPVTQEERAYLSLQTGGGRMYYGYNPELLEKARQAAHSADVALRQGTYVCLLGPTYETHAELKLFSRMGGDIVGMSTIPEAIWAQALGMDVVCFSCVTNVTYDPSALANTSHEEVVQVAQQSSARLDRLLQALLRNL; encoded by the coding sequence ATGACTATACAGCAATATCGCCTGGAAAATCTTTTTGAACCTGCTGAAGTAGCGCGCGACAGCCTCTTCAGCCAAACCTCCATTCGCCCGGAAGTCGCCATTGTTCTGGGTTCTGGCATCCAAATTTTTGATAACCTGGAAGACCAGGAAGTGGTGCCCTACGAAAAAATTCAGGGCTTTCCCAAAGCCTCTGTCAAAGGCCACAAGGGGGAAATTACCCTGGGCAAATTTGAAGGCAAATCCGTGGCAATTTTCCATGGCCGTCTGCATCGCTATGAGGGACACCCCTGGTCCAATGTCGTATTTCCAACCACTTTGATGCATGCCATGGGTATTAAAACCAAGATTTTAACCAATGCCGCCGGCGGCATTCACCGTTACTATACGCCTGGCGATCTTGTTTTGATCCGCGATCATATTTATTGGCAACCTGTCACCCAGGAAGAACGGGCTTATCTCAGTCTTCAAACGGGGGGCGGCCGTATGTATTATGGTTATAATCCTGAATTGCTTGAAAAAGCCCGCCAAGCGGCACACAGTGCAGATGTGGCTTTGCGTCAGGGTACCTATGTCTGTCTTTTGGGCCCCACCTATGAGACCCATGCCGAACTCAAACTCTTCAGCCGCATGGGTGGAGATATTGTGGGCATGTCTACGATTCCTGAAGCGATCTGGGCCCAGGCCTTGGGCATGGATGTAGTGTGTTTCTCCTGCGTGACCAATGTAACCTATGACCCTTCTGCCCTGGCCAATACCTCCCATGAAGAGGTTGTGCAGGTTGCTCAGCAAAGCTCAGCCCGTTTGGATCGGCTTTTGCAGGCCCTGCTGCGTAATTTGTGA
- a CDS encoding MFS transporter: protein MQNKEKRSSSRFSPTVWLVAWVSLFTDISSEMLYPVMPLYLRSIGFSVFWIGLLEGLAEALAGLSKGYFGRRSDLSGKRVAYVRGGYLLSALSKPMLALSGALPWVFTARLSDRLGKGLRTSARDALLSAESSAENKGRVFGLHRGMDTLGAAIGPLMALAFLSQWPGHYQPLFLLAFLPALAGVGLTLLLRDPPLKNAAKTATPTGFLAYLGYWKTASPAYRRLLIGLLAFALFNSSDAFLLLRAREQGLSETGVLGLYIAYNLIYAAAALPAGSLADRWGMRRVLQAGLLIFAGVYAGFGWGFKGPELLGLFALYALYAACSESIAKAWIAQLVPLEETGTALGLFLSLASLATLLASTLAGLLWQWGFPALPFQVSALGSLGVWGYFVLNGKNMPEGITRSGNPLKK from the coding sequence ATGCAAAACAAAGAGAAGAGATCCTCTTCACGATTTTCACCGACCGTCTGGCTGGTGGCCTGGGTCAGTTTATTCACCGATATTTCAAGTGAAATGCTCTACCCTGTCATGCCCCTTTACTTGCGCTCAATTGGGTTTTCTGTTTTTTGGATAGGTCTGCTTGAGGGGCTGGCTGAAGCCCTGGCCGGTTTGAGCAAGGGCTATTTTGGCAGACGTTCTGATCTCAGCGGCAAACGCGTCGCTTATGTGCGGGGGGGCTATCTGCTCAGTGCACTCTCCAAACCCATGCTGGCCCTGTCTGGCGCTTTGCCGTGGGTTTTCACGGCCCGCCTCAGCGATCGCCTGGGCAAAGGACTACGCACCAGCGCCCGTGATGCCCTGCTTTCAGCGGAATCCTCAGCCGAAAACAAGGGAAGGGTCTTTGGGCTGCACCGGGGCATGGATACCTTGGGAGCCGCAATCGGCCCCCTGATGGCCTTGGCCTTTCTCAGCCAATGGCCAGGGCACTACCAGCCGCTTTTCCTGCTGGCCTTTCTGCCTGCCTTGGCTGGCGTAGGGTTGACCCTGCTGCTACGCGACCCCCCTCTCAAAAACGCCGCAAAAACGGCAACGCCAACCGGCTTTTTAGCCTATCTCGGCTATTGGAAAACGGCCTCGCCAGCCTATCGGCGTTTGCTGATCGGCCTGCTTGCTTTTGCCCTGTTTAATTCTTCAGATGCTTTTCTCTTGTTGCGGGCCCGTGAGCAAGGCCTTTCCGAAACCGGTGTTTTGGGGCTGTATATTGCCTATAATCTGATCTACGCGGCAGCAGCCCTGCCCGCCGGAAGTTTGGCCGACCGCTGGGGTATGCGCCGGGTTCTGCAAGCGGGCCTGCTGATTTTTGCAGGGGTTTACGCAGGTTTCGGCTGGGGGTTCAAGGGCCCTGAATTGCTGGGGCTCTTTGCACTTTACGCACTTTATGCCGCCTGCTCGGAAAGCATTGCCAAGGCCTGGATTGCCCAATTGGTTCCACTGGAAGAAACCGGCACAGCCCTGGGGCTGTTTCTCAGCCTGGCCAGCCTTGCCACCCTGCTGGCCAGCACTCTGGCGGGACTGCTCTGGCAGTGGGGCTTTCCGGCTTTGCCCTTTCAGGTCAGTGCCTTGGGCAGTCTGGGCGTTTGGGGCTATTTTGTTCTGAATGGAAAAAATATGCCTGAAGGCATCACGCGCTCAGGCAATCCGCTCAAAAAATGA
- a CDS encoding UDP-N-acetylglucosamine 2-epimerase (non-hydrolyzing), which translates to MKKILVVFGTRPEIIKMFPVIEELKRSEFNCQVLTTAQHREMTDMFMQTFGIQPDIDLDLMQDRQTLPDLTARIMQTISPVLVEHKPDMVLVQGDTTTVMVTALAAAYQQIPVGHVEAGLRTDQLFNPFPEEINRRLCGQLTRLHFAPTPRSEASLLAENIPAEWIYRTGNTVIDAILRMHARHPDYNYPAEIGLDLSQGQRLVLVTAHRRENWGLPLEQICKALLSLCESFPDLRLVFPVHRNPVVRETVFPMLGEHPQIRLIEPVDYIPLMDLIRRSSLVLTDSGGIQEEAPSLGKPVLVMRETTERPEGVEMGTAKLVGTDPEKIIREATHLLQDSEAYAQMSRAINPYGDGRAAERIVQALRHYFGLGERPEAFDAAH; encoded by the coding sequence ATGAAAAAAATTCTCGTGGTATTTGGCACCCGCCCCGAAATTATTAAAATGTTCCCCGTGATTGAAGAACTCAAACGCAGTGAATTCAACTGCCAGGTACTGACCACCGCCCAGCACCGCGAAATGACAGATATGTTCATGCAAACCTTTGGCATCCAACCCGATATCGACCTCGACCTGATGCAGGATCGGCAAACTCTGCCCGATCTCACCGCTCGGATTATGCAGACCATCTCCCCTGTGCTGGTGGAACACAAACCCGATATGGTGCTGGTTCAGGGGGATACCACCACGGTCATGGTCACCGCCCTCGCGGCGGCCTATCAGCAGATTCCCGTCGGGCATGTCGAAGCCGGTTTGCGCACAGACCAGCTGTTTAACCCCTTTCCAGAAGAAATCAACCGCCGTCTCTGTGGACAATTGACCCGCCTGCATTTTGCCCCCACTCCCCGATCAGAGGCTTCCCTGCTGGCCGAAAATATTCCTGCAGAATGGATTTATCGTACAGGCAATACCGTCATTGATGCCATTTTGCGCATGCATGCCCGTCACCCCGATTATAATTACCCTGCCGAAATCGGACTGGATCTCAGCCAAGGGCAACGTCTGGTACTGGTCACCGCCCACCGCCGGGAAAACTGGGGCCTCCCCCTGGAGCAGATTTGCAAAGCATTGCTTTCGCTCTGTGAAAGCTTTCCCGATCTGCGTTTGGTCTTTCCTGTACACCGCAACCCCGTGGTACGCGAAACCGTCTTTCCGATGCTGGGGGAGCACCCCCAAATCCGCTTGATTGAACCCGTGGATTATATCCCACTGATGGATTTGATCCGACGCAGCAGCCTGGTTCTCACCGATTCTGGCGGAATTCAGGAAGAAGCGCCCTCATTGGGCAAACCGGTTCTGGTCATGCGTGAAACCACCGAACGCCCCGAAGGGGTGGAAATGGGAACCGCCAAACTGGTGGGCACCGATCCTGAAAAAATCATCCGTGAAGCCACGCATCTGCTTCAGGACAGCGAAGCCTATGCCCAGATGAGCCGGGCGATCAATCCCTATGGCGACGGGCGCGCCGCAGAGCGGATTGTACAGGCCCTGCGCCACTATTTTGGGTTGGGAGAACGCCCCGAAGCCTTTGATGCTGCTCATTGA
- the prmC gene encoding peptide chain release factor N(5)-glutamine methyltransferase, with the protein MATGAPQSGLYRPCATILGWENAPKPLMLLIEAQTWLIQTLINAGIEPAEAEAESRWMLLETGLSAVQMRLNPDQPLSAASEKQLKQMLERRQKREPLQHILGHQPFWDLNLKVSPDVLIPRPETEELVELALAYLPTQGPVQIADMGTGSGAIALALAQTLQKRGQPAEIWASDLSEGALAVAQENAQRNQLEKRVLWLQGDGLTPFFKQALQLDLLVSNPPYIPLKDWQELAPEVKDFEPRLALTPGEDALLFYRLLASEGSHLLKAEAWLCVELDHGMAQATLALFQIPTWQNAALKKDLRGCWRFLCAQKSPSKHHSP; encoded by the coding sequence ATGGCGACGGGCGCGCCGCAGAGCGGATTGTACAGGCCCTGCGCCACTATTTTGGGTTGGGAGAACGCCCCGAAGCCTTTGATGCTGCTCATTGAAGCCCAGACCTGGTTGATCCAAACCCTGATCAACGCAGGCATTGAACCTGCCGAAGCCGAAGCCGAAAGCCGCTGGATGCTGCTTGAAACAGGCCTCAGCGCCGTACAGATGCGCTTGAACCCGGATCAGCCCCTGTCAGCCGCAAGCGAAAAACAACTCAAGCAAATGCTGGAGCGCCGCCAAAAACGGGAGCCCCTTCAACATATTCTGGGCCATCAACCCTTCTGGGATCTGAACCTGAAAGTCAGCCCCGACGTGTTGATTCCCCGCCCCGAAACCGAAGAATTGGTGGAACTGGCCTTGGCCTATTTGCCCACCCAGGGCCCAGTACAAATTGCAGATATGGGTACCGGCAGTGGCGCAATCGCCCTGGCCTTGGCGCAAACCCTTCAAAAGCGGGGGCAGCCAGCCGAAATCTGGGCAAGTGATCTTTCAGAAGGGGCTTTGGCCGTGGCCCAAGAAAATGCCCAGCGCAACCAACTTGAAAAGCGTGTGCTCTGGCTGCAAGGCGATGGGCTGACCCCTTTCTTCAAGCAGGCCCTTCAGCTCGATCTTTTGGTTTCCAACCCCCCCTATATCCCGCTCAAAGATTGGCAAGAACTGGCCCCTGAGGTCAAAGACTTTGAACCCCGTCTGGCTTTAACGCCTGGTGAAGACGCGCTCCTTTTCTACCGCCTGCTGGCAAGCGAAGGCTCCCATCTGCTCAAAGCTGAAGCCTGGCTCTGCGTGGAATTGGATCATGGCATGGCTCAGGCCACCCTGGCTCTGTTTCAAATCCCAACCTGGCAAAACGCTGCCTTAAAAAAGGATCTCAGAGGCTGTTGGCGTTTTCTGTGCGCGCAAAAATCCCCCTCAAAACATCACAGCCCCTGA
- a CDS encoding DUF1993 domain-containing protein translates to MYYETLQIFAKMLLNLSAWLDKLEAYAEERKFDPANLLTARLAPDQFPLIRQIQSSCDSAKFAASRLTGREAPSHPDTETNLAELKSRIQATVDYLRSFDETDFKDSAEKQVVLPFFPDKFLTGQAYLQEFALPNFYFHLNTSYAILRHNGVCIGKQDYIGSLPFQELPA, encoded by the coding sequence ATGTATTATGAAACCCTGCAAATATTTGCCAAAATGCTCTTAAACCTCTCTGCCTGGTTAGACAAACTCGAAGCCTATGCAGAAGAACGCAAATTTGACCCTGCCAACCTGCTCACCGCCCGCCTGGCACCCGATCAGTTTCCCTTGATCCGTCAGATTCAATCCAGCTGTGACAGTGCAAAATTTGCAGCTTCACGCCTAACAGGCCGTGAAGCCCCCAGTCACCCCGATACCGAAACCAACCTTGCTGAACTCAAAAGCCGAATTCAGGCCACCGTTGACTATTTGCGCAGTTTTGACGAAACTGACTTCAAAGATTCAGCCGAGAAACAGGTCGTCCTGCCCTTTTTTCCGGATAAATTTCTGACAGGCCAAGCCTATCTCCAGGAATTTGCCCTGCCCAATTTTTATTTTCACCTCAATACCAGCTATGCCATCCTGCGTCACAATGGCGTCTGCATCGGCAAGCAGGATTATATCGGCAGCCTGCCCTTTCAAGAACTGCCGGCCTGA